One genomic region from Anaerobacillus sp. CMMVII encodes:
- a CDS encoding BrxA/BrxB family bacilliredoxin, translated as MEFSFYNDVINGARKEMVDAGYKELTTPEEVDAVLGKEGTALVYINSVCGCAGGIARPSAAYMANYEKKPDHFVTVFAGQDKDATERARTYFKGFAPSSPSFAIIKDGEIKAMIERHEIEGHEPVQVVQKLEKYFDEYL; from the coding sequence ATGGAATTTAGTTTTTACAATGATGTTATTAATGGCGCAAGAAAAGAAATGGTTGATGCAGGTTATAAAGAATTAACTACTCCAGAAGAAGTGGATGCTGTTTTAGGAAAAGAAGGAACAGCTTTGGTTTACATTAATTCAGTTTGTGGTTGTGCAGGTGGAATTGCTCGTCCATCAGCTGCATATATGGCTAATTACGAGAAAAAACCAGATCACTTTGTTACTGTTTTTGCAGGGCAAGATAAAGACGCAACTGAAAGAGCCAGAACCTACTTTAAAGGCTTTGCCCCATCGTCACCATCGTTTGCAATTATTAAAGATGGTGAAATTAAAGCAATGATCGAAAGACATGAAATTGAAGGTCACGAGCCTGTTCAAGTTGTTCAAAAACTTGAGAAGTATTTTGACGAATATCTATAA
- a CDS encoding glycosyltransferase family 2 protein yields MTQKASISVVIPAYNEEDTIKMTLVTLNRCPWVNQLIVVDDGSSDETATIAMKYCDQVIRLNRNRGKAHALKEGWKLVEGEAVVCLDADLGMTAREGERLIDKLYYEDLDCVIAKLPTQNKSGFGIMKHRAQKLIFSRTGKWFDSPLSGQRALKKKWLPILIEKDYVGFGVEMAMTIDLLKAGASIDEVEVSFYHRATGKDFQGFLHRGKQWLDMEKTLRKMRATW; encoded by the coding sequence ATGACACAAAAAGCATCAATTAGCGTTGTGATACCTGCATACAACGAAGAAGATACAATAAAAATGACGTTAGTTACATTAAATAGATGTCCCTGGGTTAATCAATTGATTGTTGTAGATGATGGGAGCAGTGATGAAACGGCTACGATTGCTATGAAATATTGTGATCAGGTCATACGCCTAAATCGGAATAGAGGAAAAGCCCATGCTTTAAAAGAGGGATGGAAATTAGTGGAGGGAGAAGCAGTAGTCTGCCTTGATGCTGATTTAGGGATGACTGCAAGAGAAGGAGAACGTCTCATTGATAAGCTCTACTATGAAGATCTAGATTGTGTGATTGCTAAATTGCCAACACAAAATAAAAGTGGATTTGGAATCATGAAACATCGAGCGCAAAAATTAATTTTTTCAAGAACAGGAAAATGGTTTGATTCCCCGTTATCAGGTCAAAGGGCCTTAAAGAAAAAATGGTTGCCAATTTTAATTGAGAAAGACTATGTTGGTTTTGGTGTTGAAATGGCGATGACAATAGATTTATTAAAAGCTGGAGCGAGTATTGATGAAGTAGAGGTGAGTTTTTATCACCGTGCAACTGGTAAGGACTTTCAAGGGTTTCTTCACCGTGGCAAGCAGTGGTTAGATATGGAGAAAACGCTCAGAAAGATGAGGGCGACATGGTAG
- a CDS encoding dihydrolipoamide acetyltransferase family protein — protein MATEIKMPQLGESVTEGTISKWLVKPGDKVNKYDPIAEVMTDKVNAEVPSSFTGTVKELIAGEDETIEVGGVICTITVEGEAVEPPPSSAPEVSKKAISVSEDTSEKKRFSPAVLRLAGEHNIDLSQVQGTGRGGRITRKDLQLMIEGGIIPEPKVNAVIEEKPVAVKPMEQAPIVTAKVAKDPVSSSIPASAPGDIEIPVSGVRKAIAANMVKSKHEAPHAWTMVEVDVTNLVHYRNSVKEGFKQKEGYNLTFLPFFIKAVVEALKEFPQLNSMWAGDKIIQKKDINISLAVATEDALYVPVIKHADEKTIKGIAREINELAGKVRNKTISSSDMQGGTFTVNNTGSFGSILSTPIINHPQAAILSVESIVKRPVVLDNDAIAIRHMVNLCLSLDHRVLDGLVCGRFLARVKENLQSITKENTQLY, from the coding sequence ATGGCAACAGAAATTAAAATGCCTCAACTTGGCGAAAGTGTTACAGAAGGTACGATTAGTAAGTGGCTTGTAAAGCCTGGAGATAAAGTAAATAAATACGATCCGATTGCTGAAGTAATGACTGACAAAGTTAATGCTGAAGTTCCTTCCTCTTTTACTGGAACAGTTAAAGAGCTAATTGCCGGTGAAGATGAAACAATTGAAGTTGGTGGTGTTATTTGTACGATAACTGTAGAAGGTGAAGCAGTTGAACCACCACCTTCGTCAGCACCAGAAGTTTCAAAAAAGGCTATTAGTGTTTCTGAGGATACAAGTGAGAAAAAACGTTTTTCTCCAGCGGTACTTCGATTAGCTGGGGAACACAACATCGATTTAAGTCAAGTTCAAGGGACAGGTCGAGGTGGACGTATAACTAGGAAAGATCTTCAATTAATGATTGAAGGTGGAATTATTCCAGAACCGAAAGTTAACGCAGTTATAGAAGAGAAGCCAGTAGCTGTTAAACCTATGGAACAAGCACCAATAGTCACTGCAAAAGTGGCAAAAGATCCAGTATCTTCATCAATCCCTGCTTCTGCACCGGGAGATATAGAAATTCCAGTTTCAGGTGTTCGGAAAGCTATTGCTGCAAACATGGTGAAAAGTAAGCACGAGGCACCACATGCATGGACAATGGTAGAAGTAGACGTAACAAACCTTGTTCATTATCGAAACAGTGTGAAAGAGGGCTTTAAACAAAAAGAGGGATATAATTTAACATTTTTACCTTTCTTTATTAAGGCTGTTGTTGAGGCGTTAAAAGAGTTTCCACAACTTAATTCAATGTGGGCTGGTGATAAAATTATTCAGAAAAAGGACATCAACATTTCTCTTGCAGTTGCAACGGAAGATGCCCTGTACGTACCAGTAATTAAACATGCGGATGAAAAGACGATTAAGGGAATTGCTCGAGAAATCAACGAACTTGCTGGGAAAGTAAGAAACAAAACGATTTCTAGTAGTGATATGCAAGGTGGAACATTTACAGTTAATAATACAGGATCATTTGGTTCAATTCTTTCAACTCCTATTATTAACCACCCTCAGGCCGCTATTTTGTCAGTTGAATCAATTGTAAAACGTCCAGTGGTATTAGATAATGATGCAATAGCAATTCGCCATATGGTAAATTTATGCTTATCGTTAGATCATCGTGTCTTAGATGGTTTAGTTTGTGGGAGATTTTTAGCAAGAGTAAAAGAAAATTTGCAGTCTATTACGAAAGAGAATACACAGCTTTATTAA
- a CDS encoding alpha-ketoacid dehydrogenase subunit beta: MPIISYIDAVTLAIKEEMERDDKVFVLGEDVGTRGGVFRATNGLHDQFGEERVIDAPLAESAIAGVGIGAAMYGMRPIAEIQFADFIMPAVNQIVSEAARIRYRSNNDWNCPIVIRAPYGGGVHGALYHSQSVEAMFAGIPGLKIVMPSTPYDVKGLLKAAIRDNDPVLFFEHKRAYRLIKGEVPTEDYTIPIGKADVKREGDDITVITYGLAVHFALQAAERLAKDGFSAHILDLRTVYPLDKEAIIDAAKKTGKVLLVTEDNKEGSIMSEVAAIIAEHCLFDLDAPIQRLAGPDVPAMPYAPTMEKFFMINPDKVEKAMRDLAEF, from the coding sequence ATGCCGATTATTTCTTATATTGATGCCGTTACTTTAGCGATAAAAGAGGAAATGGAACGAGATGATAAAGTATTCGTTCTAGGAGAAGATGTTGGTACTCGCGGTGGTGTGTTTAGAGCAACAAATGGATTGCATGACCAGTTTGGTGAAGAACGTGTGATTGATGCACCTCTAGCCGAGTCTGCGATTGCAGGTGTAGGAATTGGTGCAGCCATGTATGGCATGAGACCAATTGCTGAAATACAATTTGCTGATTTTATCATGCCAGCAGTAAATCAAATCGTCTCAGAAGCAGCAAGAATTCGCTATCGTTCTAATAATGACTGGAATTGTCCAATTGTTATCCGTGCTCCTTATGGCGGTGGTGTTCATGGTGCTCTTTATCATTCCCAATCAGTAGAAGCAATGTTTGCTGGTATCCCTGGATTGAAAATTGTCATGCCTTCGACTCCATACGACGTAAAAGGGTTACTTAAAGCAGCAATTCGTGATAACGATCCTGTACTTTTCTTTGAGCATAAACGAGCTTATCGTTTAATTAAAGGAGAGGTACCTACAGAGGATTACACGATTCCAATTGGAAAAGCAGATGTAAAACGAGAAGGTGATGATATTACGGTCATTACCTATGGTTTAGCTGTTCATTTTGCTTTACAAGCAGCGGAACGGTTAGCAAAAGATGGTTTTTCAGCGCATATCCTTGATTTACGTACGGTTTATCCATTAGATAAAGAAGCAATTATTGACGCTGCTAAGAAAACTGGAAAAGTACTTCTTGTAACTGAAGATAATAAAGAGGGTAGCATCATGAGTGAAGTTGCAGCAATTATTGCTGAACATTGTTTATTTGATCTCGATGCACCAATTCAGCGTTTAGCTGGTCCAGATGTACCAGCAATGCCTTATGCACCAACAATGGAAAAATTCTTTATGATCAATCCTGATAAAGTCGAAAAAGCGATGCGAGATTTAGCGGAATTTTAA
- the buk gene encoding butyrate kinase, which yields MQHEYRILAINPGSTSTKIGVYDNERSLMEKTIRHDAEKIQSYEKIIDQYSFRKETILATLHEEGINISKLSAVVGRGGLLRPIEGGTYEVNEKMLKDLRMGFAGEHASNLGGILAYEIATQLNIPSYIVDPVVVDEMEPIAKISGLVDFERKSIFHALNQKAVARRIAKDLNKNYQDLNLIVTHMGGGITVGVHKNGRVIDVNNGLHGEGPFSPERAGTVPAGDLVSLCFSGQYYAAEIMKKIVGQGGLVGYLGTNDAIQVEKMIATGDEKAKLVYDAMAYQVAKEIGAASAVLNGEVDAIVLTGGLAYGKEFVRTITDRISWIADVIVHPGENELQALVEGSLRVLRGEEIAKTYPNLTVIKERQNK from the coding sequence TTGCAACATGAATATCGAATACTCGCTATAAACCCAGGTTCAACATCAACGAAGATTGGGGTCTACGATAATGAACGTTCTTTAATGGAAAAAACAATCCGTCATGATGCTGAAAAGATTCAGTCTTATGAAAAAATTATTGATCAATACTCATTTCGTAAAGAGACCATTCTAGCAACTCTTCACGAAGAGGGGATTAACATTTCGAAATTAAGTGCCGTTGTCGGAAGAGGTGGATTACTCCGCCCTATTGAAGGTGGTACTTACGAGGTTAATGAAAAAATGTTAAAAGATTTACGTATGGGTTTTGCAGGAGAACATGCATCAAATTTAGGTGGGATTTTAGCGTACGAAATTGCTACACAGTTAAATATCCCTTCATATATCGTCGATCCAGTCGTTGTGGATGAAATGGAGCCAATTGCAAAAATCTCTGGTCTTGTAGATTTCGAAAGGAAAAGTATCTTTCATGCCTTAAATCAAAAAGCAGTTGCTAGAAGAATTGCGAAAGATCTAAATAAAAATTATCAAGACCTGAACTTGATTGTTACTCATATGGGTGGCGGTATTACTGTGGGTGTTCATAAGAATGGCCGCGTAATCGATGTTAACAATGGTTTACATGGTGAAGGCCCATTTTCTCCAGAGCGAGCTGGAACAGTCCCTGCAGGGGATTTAGTTTCATTGTGCTTTTCAGGGCAGTATTACGCAGCAGAAATAATGAAGAAAATAGTTGGTCAAGGTGGACTTGTTGGGTATTTAGGAACAAATGACGCCATTCAAGTTGAAAAGATGATTGCGACTGGCGATGAGAAGGCGAAATTAGTATATGATGCGATGGCTTATCAGGTAGCGAAAGAAATTGGAGCAGCAAGTGCTGTCTTAAACGGAGAAGTGGATGCGATTGTGTTAACAGGAGGTCTCGCTTATGGGAAAGAGTTTGTGAGAACCATTACGGATCGAATAAGCTGGATCGCAGATGTTATCGTACATCCTGGTGAGAATGAATTGCAAGCATTAGTAGAAGGCTCACTTCGAGTTTTACGAGGGGAAGAAATTGCAAAGACTTATCCCAATTTAACAGTGATAAAAGAGAGGCAAAATAAGTAA
- a CDS encoding DUF2627 domain-containing protein, whose amino-acid sequence MQRFLALMILVIPGLLAGYGIKLMRDIFFKILHQPFPSLWLQFFSGLLFMIIGIGFIAGFVLYRDRKNNKVAPRFKK is encoded by the coding sequence ATGCAAAGGTTTCTTGCACTTATGATTTTAGTTATCCCCGGCTTACTAGCTGGATATGGAATTAAATTAATGAGGGATATCTTTTTTAAGATCCTCCATCAACCTTTCCCTTCATTGTGGCTTCAATTTTTCAGCGGACTTCTTTTTATGATCATTGGCATCGGCTTCATTGCTGGTTTTGTACTTTACCGAGACCGTAAAAACAACAAAGTAGCTCCAAGATTTAAAAAGTAA
- the yqiS gene encoding phosphate butyryltransferase: MEDAIQLPEKVVAVAAAEDEEVIEAVVKAVEKRIATFILYGNEEKIKSLLTKRIAGYEVNQFVKIVDAKNEKEAAKFAVQGVNAGIADVLMKGMVSTSVILKEVLNKEYGLRTGSVLSHVAAFQIQGFDRLIFVTDAAMNIAPDLNQKVEIINNAVGLANRLGLSLPKVAVISAVETVNPNMGATVDGAILSQMNVRGQIKNCIVDGPLALDNAISMQAAELKGIKGEVAGNADIIMVPTIEVGNALYKSLVYFAKAKVGAVITGAKAPIVLTSRADSAESKLYSLALAVRSVS, from the coding sequence ATGGAAGATGCAATTCAACTTCCTGAGAAGGTTGTAGCTGTTGCAGCTGCAGAAGATGAAGAGGTAATTGAAGCTGTAGTAAAAGCAGTTGAAAAAAGGATCGCAACCTTCATCTTATACGGAAACGAAGAAAAGATTAAATCTCTCCTTACAAAAAGGATTGCAGGTTATGAAGTTAATCAATTCGTTAAAATTGTTGACGCGAAAAATGAAAAAGAGGCTGCAAAATTTGCTGTCCAAGGTGTAAACGCTGGTATCGCTGATGTATTGATGAAAGGAATGGTGTCAACCTCAGTGATTCTAAAGGAAGTTCTTAACAAAGAATACGGGTTAAGAACAGGAAGTGTATTATCGCATGTAGCCGCTTTTCAAATTCAGGGCTTCGATCGTCTTATCTTTGTAACAGATGCTGCTATGAATATTGCACCAGATTTAAATCAAAAAGTTGAAATTATTAACAATGCGGTGGGTTTGGCAAATAGGTTAGGTTTATCATTGCCTAAGGTAGCTGTTATTTCGGCAGTAGAAACGGTAAATCCAAATATGGGTGCTACTGTTGATGGTGCAATACTTTCGCAGATGAATGTAAGAGGGCAAATAAAGAATTGCATTGTTGATGGCCCTCTAGCGTTAGATAATGCCATTTCAATGCAAGCAGCAGAGTTAAAGGGAATTAAAGGGGAAGTTGCGGGGAATGCAGACATCATCATGGTGCCTACCATTGAGGTAGGTAATGCCCTTTACAAGTCGTTAGTTTATTTTGCTAAGGCAAAAGTAGGAGCAGTGATTACCGGAGCAAAGGCGCCAATTGTATTGACATCAAGAGCTGATTCTGCAGAAAGTAAGCTGTATTCATTAGCGTTGGCAGTTCGTTCAGTTAGCTAA
- the steA gene encoding putative cytokinetic ring protein SteA, translating into MPINLDNQLVLIKDSYLYRSVNGSWVEVTQLSRYSYSKVRQLKVVANSRFPEQFKAFVGNSLFYGKKELDLFIQEVQNLPVLRQFLGREVLIVARGANYEKDLKFLKSAIKKKKLLTIAVDGGADGLIKIGIKPDFIIGDMDSVSERSLKSGAQLLVHTYHDGRSPGEGRIVSLKLPFKRIALLGTSEDAAITFAYCSGAKKLYTVGTRIGMNEFLEKGRIGMGSSLLTRMKVSHALVDLKGVHHLFDNGSVEKEFSGWALIPAVIVVALISSNDKFNLFISLIFQWWGGR; encoded by the coding sequence TTGCCGATAAATTTAGATAACCAATTAGTACTTATTAAAGACAGTTATTTATACCGATCTGTGAATGGTTCTTGGGTGGAGGTCACCCAATTATCGCGCTATAGCTATTCTAAAGTAAGACAATTAAAGGTCGTAGCAAACTCTCGATTCCCTGAACAATTTAAAGCCTTTGTGGGCAACTCCTTATTTTATGGTAAAAAGGAGCTTGATTTATTTATTCAAGAAGTTCAGAACTTACCGGTTTTGCGACAGTTTCTTGGTAGGGAAGTATTAATTGTAGCTAGAGGGGCGAATTATGAAAAGGATTTAAAATTTTTGAAATCGGCCATTAAAAAAAAGAAACTACTGACAATTGCAGTTGATGGTGGTGCTGATGGACTAATAAAGATTGGTATAAAACCAGACTTTATCATTGGTGATATGGATTCAGTCTCAGAAAGGTCTTTAAAAAGCGGTGCTCAACTGCTTGTGCATACTTATCATGACGGGCGCTCACCAGGGGAGGGGAGAATTGTTTCGTTGAAGCTTCCTTTTAAGCGGATTGCTTTATTGGGTACTAGTGAAGATGCAGCGATTACCTTTGCGTATTGCTCGGGAGCAAAAAAGTTATACACCGTTGGTACACGTATTGGAATGAATGAGTTTTTAGAAAAAGGCAGGATTGGGATGGGTTCAAGCTTGTTAACAAGGATGAAGGTTAGCCATGCTTTAGTGGACTTAAAAGGTGTTCATCATTTATTTGATAACGGTTCAGTTGAAAAAGAATTTAGTGGCTGGGCATTGATCCCTGCTGTAATCGTTGTTGCTTTAATTAGCAGTAATGATAAGTTTAACTTATTTATTTCGTTAATATTCCAATGGTGGGGTGGGAGGTAA
- a CDS encoding CBO0543 family protein codes for MKKKRIPYYFLTLTTIVGLALLPFAIVKRSFKDWMIVYLVSFIGNYFSDKYLVTKGYLKYPKKLFPKYKIHLPFDFIHYPLMLLYYNQWTLNSKPIGNFTKLFPLIIPQVIIETIAEKKTKLITWKKGWSWYHSFISLMLKMLICRNIISVIRIINKGKFSV; via the coding sequence ATGAAGAAAAAAAGGATACCATATTACTTTTTAACCCTAACTACTATTGTTGGACTAGCTTTATTACCGTTCGCGATCGTGAAACGTTCATTTAAAGATTGGATGATCGTTTACCTCGTAAGTTTCATTGGTAATTATTTCTCAGATAAATATTTGGTAACCAAAGGATATCTAAAATACCCAAAAAAACTGTTTCCCAAGTACAAAATCCATCTCCCCTTTGACTTTATACATTACCCTTTAATGTTACTTTATTATAATCAATGGACACTAAACAGCAAACCAATTGGAAATTTCACGAAACTATTTCCTCTTATTATACCGCAAGTAATTATAGAGACGATTGCCGAGAAAAAAACCAAGCTAATTACATGGAAAAAGGGTTGGTCTTGGTATCATTCATTCATAAGTCTTATGCTAAAAATGTTAATATGCAGAAATATCATTTCAGTAATTAGAATAATAAACAAAGGTAAATTTTCTGTATAG
- a CDS encoding thiamine pyrophosphate-dependent dehydrogenase E1 component subunit alpha gives MTENRHAAVGLTDNDVLEMYETMLLARKIDERMWLLNRAGKIPFVISCQGQEAAQVGAAFALDKAKDYILPYYRDMGVVLRFGMTARDLMLSAFAKAEDPNSGGRQMPGHFGQKKNRIVTGSSPVTTQVPHAVGIALAGKMQGKDFVTFTTFGEGSSNQGDFHEGANFAAVHKLPVILMCENNKYAISVPIHKQLACEKVSDRAIGYGMPGVTVDGNDPIAVYEAVKEAADRGRRGEGPTLVETVSYRLTPHSSDDDDRAYRSREEVEEAKKKDSIFTFKAYLQQLNILTETNELEINERIAKAVNDATEYAEAAPYADAESALKYVYGEGE, from the coding sequence ATGACAGAAAACCGTCATGCAGCAGTAGGTTTAACTGACAATGATGTGCTTGAAATGTATGAAACAATGTTACTTGCAAGAAAAATAGATGAAAGAATGTGGCTGCTTAATCGTGCTGGGAAAATTCCATTTGTTATTTCTTGTCAAGGACAAGAAGCGGCACAAGTTGGTGCGGCATTTGCTTTAGACAAAGCAAAAGATTATATTTTACCGTACTATCGTGATATGGGGGTTGTATTACGCTTTGGAATGACTGCACGTGATTTAATGTTGTCAGCATTTGCAAAGGCAGAGGATCCAAACTCGGGTGGTAGACAAATGCCTGGTCACTTTGGTCAGAAGAAAAATAGAATTGTAACTGGATCTTCTCCTGTTACTACACAGGTTCCTCATGCGGTTGGAATTGCTTTAGCAGGCAAAATGCAAGGCAAAGATTTTGTTACTTTTACGACATTTGGAGAAGGTTCTTCAAACCAAGGTGATTTCCATGAAGGCGCAAACTTTGCAGCGGTTCATAAGCTTCCGGTTATCTTAATGTGTGAAAATAACAAATATGCGATTTCAGTACCGATCCATAAGCAATTAGCTTGTGAGAAAGTATCAGATCGTGCAATTGGCTATGGTATGCCAGGTGTTACAGTTGATGGAAATGATCCAATTGCTGTTTACGAAGCTGTTAAAGAAGCAGCAGACCGTGGTCGTAGAGGTGAAGGTCCTACTTTAGTTGAAACAGTTTCTTATCGTTTAACACCTCACTCGAGTGATGACGATGATCGAGCATACCGTTCTAGAGAAGAAGTTGAAGAAGCAAAGAAAAAGGATTCTATCTTTACCTTTAAGGCATATTTACAACAGTTAAATATCCTAACAGAAACTAACGAGCTAGAGATTAATGAGCGTATTGCCAAAGCGGTAAATGATGCAACTGAATATGCAGAAGCAGCACCGTATGCGGATGCAGAATCAGCGTTAAAATATGTTTATGGAGAGGGGGAATAA
- a CDS encoding metal ABC transporter solute-binding protein, Zn/Mn family, with protein MKFRSISFAIILVLTTFLSACGAKEEEPTDHTLVDPDVADEMQVLQVYTTIFPLMDFTQKIGGEYVDVKSIIPLGADAHTFEPSPKTMVDVSNAHLYIYNGAGIEGFADAAAEVLKSGNVKILMASENVDLLKFDEHNHDHDDHGHDDHGHDHDDHGHEDDAHDHDDHGHDHDDHGHEDDGHDHDDHGHDDHGDDHDEDHSDDDHNHQHGEEDPHIWLDPIRSIQIAENIKNALVELLPEASEDFESNFLSLKEQLEALDGEFKKMVEEVSKDTIVVSHAGYGYWTERYGIKQVGISGISPTNEPSIRQITKVIEFVEHNEINFIIFEQNIPMNIAETVRSQVGAEVLWLHNLEALTEEDVENGADYFSLMANNIETLRTALR; from the coding sequence ATGAAATTTCGATCAATAAGTTTTGCAATCATATTAGTACTTACGACATTTTTATCAGCGTGTGGAGCTAAAGAGGAAGAACCCACAGATCATACGTTAGTTGATCCAGATGTTGCCGATGAAATGCAAGTTTTACAAGTCTATACTACTATTTTTCCACTGATGGATTTCACGCAAAAAATTGGGGGAGAATATGTTGATGTCAAAAGTATAATTCCTTTAGGAGCAGACGCTCATACATTTGAACCATCTCCGAAAACAATGGTAGACGTTTCGAATGCTCATTTGTACATATACAATGGAGCAGGAATTGAGGGTTTTGCTGATGCTGCAGCTGAAGTTTTAAAATCTGGAAATGTAAAAATTTTAATGGCGTCAGAAAATGTAGATTTATTAAAATTTGACGAACACAACCATGATCATGACGATCACGGTCACGATGATCACGGACATGATCATGACGATCACGGACACGAGGATGACGCACATGATCATGACGATCACGGACACGATCATGATGATCACGGTCACGAGGATGACGGACACGATCATGACGATCACGGTCACGATGATCACGGAGATGACCATGACGAAGATCACTCTGATGATGATCACAATCATCAACATGGAGAAGAAGATCCTCATATTTGGTTAGATCCAATTCGTTCGATTCAAATTGCAGAGAATATCAAAAATGCACTAGTAGAGTTATTACCTGAAGCTAGTGAAGATTTCGAAAGTAATTTCCTTTCTTTAAAGGAACAATTAGAAGCCTTAGATGGAGAATTTAAGAAGATGGTTGAAGAGGTTTCAAAAGATACCATTGTCGTTTCTCACGCCGGTTATGGCTATTGGACTGAGCGCTACGGAATTAAACAAGTAGGTATTTCGGGGATCTCACCTACAAATGAACCGTCAATTAGACAAATAACCAAGGTTATTGAATTTGTAGAACATAACGAAATTAACTTTATAATATTTGAGCAAAATATTCCGATGAACATCGCTGAGACTGTTCGTTCACAAGTTGGTGCTGAAGTTCTATGGTTACACAATCTAGAGGCGCTAACTGAAGAGGACGTAGAAAATGGTGCCGATTATTTCAGTCTCATGGCTAATAATATTGAAACTTTAAGAACCGCATTAAGATAG